Within the Acidimicrobiales bacterium genome, the region GGATGTCGGTTGTGTCGTCCATCACCATCACGGCGCCCGAACCCAGCATCGAACCAGCAGCACCGGCTTCGCGGCCCTCGAACGGAATATCGAGCTGTTCTGGAGTGAACCAGGGGGCGCTGCCGCCGCCCGGCACGAAGGCCTTCAGTTCGCGGCCCTCGAGCATGCCCTGGCAGTAGTCGTCGCCATAGATCAGGTCGCGGAACGTCGTCGTGCCGTTGACGATCTCGTAGACGCCCGGGCGCTTGACGTGGCCGGACACGGCCACCATGCGGGTTCCGGGCGAGGTCTCGGTGCCGATGGCGGTGTACGCGGTGGCGCCGTGGTTGAGGATCCAGGGCAGGTTCGACAACGTCTCGACGTTGTTGACGATCGTCGGTTGCCCGTACAAGCCGATGGCCGCTGGGAAGTAGGGCGGCTTCAGGCGCGGCATGCCTCGCTTGCCTTCGAGCGATTCGATGAGCGCCGTTTCCTCACCGACGACATAGGCGCCCGCGCCCCAGTGGAGAATGATGTCGACGCTGAAGTCGGTGCCCAGGATGTTCTTGCCGACGAACCCGGCGGCATATGCGTCGTTGAGTGCCTGGGCGATCCGTTCGTGTGCCAGGGGCATCTCGCCGCGCACATATAAGAAGCACTGCGACAGGCCCACGGCGTAGCAGGCGATGAGGCAACCCTCGATCAGTTGGTGGGGGTCGCGCTCCATGAGCAGGCGGTCCTTGTAGGTGCCTGGCTCGGATTCGTCGCCGTTCACGACCAGATAGCGGGGCCAAACGGTGGGAGGCATGAAGCCCCACTTGACACCCGCGGGGAAGCCTGCGCCTCCGCGGCCCAGAACGGTGGCGTTGCGCACCTCGTCGTGAACCTCGGACGGCGTCTTGGTGAGGGCGGTCTTGAGGCCCTCGTAGGCACCGGTGGCCATTGCTCGCTCGAAGGTGTAGCCGTCTTCGTGGTCGAAGCGCGACGTCACCACGCGAGGCGTCTCGTCGTTCGCGAAGAACCCGGGCGCATGTGGAATGGGGCGAACGGTCATGCACCCTCCTTCGACTCGGTGGGAAGCCAGGCCGGGGCACTGTCGACGTCTTCGGGTGGCACGGCGCCGACCCATTTGGCTGCCGGGATGTCCTGGCGGGTGCGGGCCAGCGTGCCGTGTGGCGGGATCTCGGCGTCGAGTCGCCCCGCCGCCAGGTCGTCGATGAGCTGATCGAATGCCTCGGTGGTGACCCGATAGCGGTGGCGGTAGTTGACCTGCAGCGTGGGCGCCTCGGTGCAGGCCGCCTGGCACTCGGCGTGCTCGAGGGTGAACAGACCGTCGGGGGTCGTGCCACCGGCGGTGATTCCGAGCTTTTGTTCGGCGTGGTGCATCAACGACTCGGAACCGAGCAGTTGACATGACATGGTGCCGCAGATGTTCACCACGTACTTGCCCACCGGGTGGAACTTGAACATCTCGTAGAACGTGCCGGTGCCCTTGACCTCGGCAGGGGTGGCATCGACCAGTTCGGCGATCTCGATCATCGCCTCGT harbors:
- the nuoF gene encoding NADH-quinone oxidoreductase subunit NuoF yields the protein MTVRPIPHAPGFFANDETPRVVTSRFDHEDGYTFERAMATGAYEGLKTALTKTPSEVHDEVRNATVLGRGGAGFPAGVKWGFMPPTVWPRYLVVNGDESEPGTYKDRLLMERDPHQLIEGCLIACYAVGLSQCFLYVRGEMPLAHERIAQALNDAYAAGFVGKNILGTDFSVDIILHWGAGAYVVGEETALIESLEGKRGMPRLKPPYFPAAIGLYGQPTIVNNVETLSNLPWILNHGATAYTAIGTETSPGTRMVAVSGHVKRPGVYEIVNGTTTFRDLIYGDDYCQGMLEGRELKAFVPGGGSAPWFTPEQLDIPFEGREAGAAGSMLGSGAVMVMDDTTDIPTAALSLTRFYAHESCGKCVPCREGGTWLEKILTRIVRGHGTRRDLDLLLEVGESICPGDFPHASSSKLGLEAQPFPYKMTTICFVGPSAFAPVHSALTLFREEFEAKLLPDDAVSPNSVPVAIGAKAHAGEASR
- a CDS encoding NAD(P)H-dependent oxidoreductase subunit E, yielding MSFFTPQNRSLAETIVARYPRRRSATIPLLHLAQEQHGWICDEAMIEIAELVDATPAEVKGTGTFYEMFKFHPVGKYVVNICGTMSCQLLGSESLMHHAEQKLGITAGGTTPDGLFTLEHAECQAACTEAPTLQVNYRHRYRVTTEAFDQLIDDLAAGRLDAEIPPHGTLARTRQDIPAAKWVGAVPPEDVDSAPAWLPTESKEGA